A part of Carettochelys insculpta isolate YL-2023 chromosome 1, ASM3395843v1, whole genome shotgun sequence genomic DNA contains:
- the LOC142004969 gene encoding uncharacterized protein LOC142004969, producing MQEAAEHLLATEEELLAGEKDATPNPAAPRPPSLIRRRLWSYPTSTNWWERLVLGEWDDDCWLQNLCMSWQRFLELCQWLTPALRHQDTFMRRTLTVEKRVGTATWKLASPDSYRSVGQQFGVGKATVGAVVMEVVHAINAMLLHRLVRLRDPDAAIAGFATLGFLSCFGALDGTHIPIRAPEHSGGRYLNRKGYHSVVLQALVNCGAVSWTFMWAGLAAPTTPGYSGTRACAAGWRRGPASPSGRSLWGTPPCPSASSQMRNTPSGPGSCTLTWAICQPARSASTCV from the exons atgcaggaggcagctgagcacctccttgccacagaggaggagctgctcgcAGGGGagaaggacgcaacccccaaccctgcagcaccccgcccccccagcctcatacgccgccggctgtggagctaccccaccagcaccaactggtgggagcggctggtgctcggagagtgggatgacgactgctggctccagaacttgtgcatgagctggcagagatttctggagctatgccagtggctcacccctgcactgaggcaccaggacaccttcatgcggcgtaccctcactgtggagaaacgggtcggcaccgctacctggaagctggccagtccagacagctaccgatccgtggggcagcagtttggcgtcggcaaggccaccgtcggggctgtcgtcatggag gtcgtccacgccatcaatgccatgctcctccacaggctcgtgaggcttcgggacccggatgccgccatcgcgggctttgccaccctgggcttcctcagttgcttcggggctctggatgggacccacatcccaatccgcgccccagagcacagtggaggacgctacttaaacaggaagggctaccactcagtggtcctccaggccttggtgaactgcggggccgtttcctggacatttatgtgggctgggctggcagcacccacgacgcccgggtattctggaactcgggcctgtgccgcaggctggaggcggggacctgcatcccccagtgggagatccctgtgggggacaccaccatgcccctctgcatcatcgcagatgcggaataccccctccggccctggctcatgcacccttacatgggccatctgtcagccagccaggagcgcttcaacctgcgtgtga